A stretch of Gemmatimonas aurantiaca T-27 DNA encodes these proteins:
- a CDS encoding head decoration protein: protein MSSLAHYTQHPPYVPSAFLLSGDALNGKFVLMAGSLKAGAVLGRVLGTATPAANAGNTVGSGTIGAVTLGAGVKAGVYKLTCIEPASNAGVFELEGPDGIVVSSKVTVAVAYAGPLGFTISDATDFVAGDGFTITVALAGDDANQVKLSATAATDGSHLPQVVLMHDADATAAPVEVLAYTRGDFASSALSYGAGHSLATVREPLRLRDIHIIPTAS from the coding sequence ATGTCGTCGTTGGCGCACTACACACAGCATCCGCCCTACGTGCCGAGCGCGTTTCTGCTCTCAGGGGATGCGTTGAACGGCAAGTTCGTACTCATGGCGGGCTCGCTGAAAGCGGGCGCGGTATTGGGTCGAGTGCTCGGTACGGCCACGCCGGCCGCCAATGCGGGCAACACCGTGGGCAGCGGCACCATTGGTGCTGTGACTCTGGGCGCTGGCGTGAAGGCCGGCGTCTACAAACTCACCTGCATCGAACCGGCATCGAATGCGGGAGTCTTCGAGCTCGAGGGTCCGGACGGCATCGTCGTGTCCAGCAAGGTGACGGTCGCTGTCGCGTATGCCGGGCCACTCGGCTTCACCATCTCCGACGCCACTGACTTCGTCGCGGGCGACGGCTTCACGATCACCGTGGCTCTCGCAGGTGATGATGCCAACCAGGTGAAGCTGTCAGCGACAGCGGCCACCGACGGGAGTCACTTGCCGCAGGTGGTCCTCATGCACGACGCCGATGCCACGGCGGCCCCGGTGGAAGTGCTGGCCTACACCCGAGGCGACTTCGCGAGTTCGGCCCTCTCGTACGGCGCGGGGCACTCCCTCGCCACGGTCCGCGAG